One genomic segment of Labrus bergylta chromosome 17, fLabBer1.1, whole genome shotgun sequence includes these proteins:
- the LOC110001823 gene encoding sushi domain-containing protein 2, translating to MERLTTVLFVALVLFICRTSGLSCEIGCGETFPECSCSSTCTSLGTCCTDYKEYCVDILPYSGSILGGTDFMLLEASFNKTSHIVCRFNSNTDTVGYVDESGRGHCISPLLFETGWVPFQVSSDNGTTFSRDGSWLSVHTGKLDAKFKAILVNSTKWQYYGTPDVGGVLEMTWNTSLVRAERVNIELWGYRETGKAYTDTWQSEWAYLYSLVRNHTNNGSFSFLPKPAENGFSSWELGSVRVSPSCYKDGMWNVQAAWTEDHALAWHLEENFRQNSTIWALDKCLAWDKLENQLPNFLDDIIDCPCTLAQARADTGRFHTDYGCDIEKGSVCTYHPGSVHCVRAIQASLTYAAGQQCCYDSTGAQVLTSDSIGGSTPDRAHDWGSPPFKKPPRVPGQSHWVYDVLSFYYCCLWSDNCNYYFKHRPSSDCRRYRAPKSAVVFGDPHFITFNGVNYSFNGKGEYTLVSSEKKHLTIQGRTEPVNGTFIKATKLTSVAMREADSDVIEVRLVAGHKGLEVLQNQKTLPFTEQSWMDLHGVFVFSPTSTNVTVMFSSGAGVEVRLREGTMTTTVLLPEEFRNSTVGLLGRMNNDPKDDLALSNGQLVRNHSNPEELFSFGASWAVFNKSALFTYDSEYLLEQYRSGPRHDLSFLPVFSVPENPDDPLANQASEICSGEGSQFCRYDILVGRSASMGNATRASFQSHISLAQDLKQVVSCGWLRPPDNGKKEGTTYLQGAKVQFSCDDGYTLKGSAERVCLGSGLWSGAETSCVIPSNIAGIVAGSVIGALALIAIIVTVVLYTKKQKRKTKRSVEAAKTEF from the exons CTGTACCGACTATAAAGAGTACTGTGTGGATATCCTTCCATACTCTGGGTCCATTCTGGGTGGGACTGATTTTATGCTACTGGAAGCAAGTTTCAATAAGACTTCCCACATTGTGTGCAG GTTCAACAGTAATACAGACACTGTGGGTTATGTGGATGAAAGTGGTAGAGGCCATTGTATCTCCCCATTGTTATTCGAGACTGGATGGGTTCCTTTTCAAGTCTCCTCTGATAACGGCACCACATTCAGCAGAGACGGATCCTGGCTCTCAG TTCATACTGGGAAGTTAGATGCTAAGTTTAAGGCGATTCTGGTCAACTCTACAAAATGGCAGTACTATGGTACTCCTGATGTTGGAGGTGTTCTGGAGATGACGTGGAATACCTCGTTGGTCAGAGCCGAGAGGGTGAACATAGAGCTGTGGGggtacagagagacag gaAAAGCTTATACAGACACCTGGCAGAGTGAGTGGGCATATCTGTACTCACTTGTTAGGAATCACACCAACAACGGCTCCTTTAGCTTTCTGCCCAAACCAGCAGAAAATGGCTTTTCAAGTTGGGAGCTAGGTTCTGTACGTGTCAGCCCCAGCTGCTACAAGGATGGCATGTG GAATGTACAGGCTGCATGGACCGAGGATCACGCTCTGGCCTGGCATCTGGAGGAGAACTTCAGGCAGAACTCCACAATTTGGGCTTTAGACAAATGTTTAGCATGGGATAAACTGGAAAATCAGCTGCCTAACTTCCTCGATGACATCATCGACTGCCCCTGCACTCTGGCTCAAGCCAGAGCTGACACAGGGAGGTTTCAT ACTGATTACGGCTGTGATATAGAGAAAGGGAGTGTGTGCACCTACCATCCTGGCAGCGTTCATTGTGTGAGAGCCATACAAGCCAG cCTCACATACGCAGCAGGACAGCAGTGCTGCTATGACAGCACTGGCGCTCAGGTCCTCACATCAGACTCGATTGGGGGCAGCACTCCAGACCGAGCACACGACTGGGGCTCTCCTCCATTCAAGAAGCCACCTCGAGTTCCTGGTCAGTCCCACTGGGTGTACGATGTGCTCAGCTTCTACTACTGCTGCCTCTGGTCCGACAACTGCAACTACTACTTCAAACACCGGCCGTCCAGTGACTGCAGGCGCTACAGGGCGCCCAAGTCAG CTGTGGTGTTTGGAGATCCCCACTTCATAACATTCAACGGTGTCAACTACTCCTTCAACGGCAAAGGGGAGTACACTTTGGTGTCCTCAGAGAAGAAACATCTGACAATCCAAGGCAGAACTGAGCCAGTGAATG GAACCTTTATAAAAGCAACAAAGTTGACATCTGTGGCCATGCGAGAAGCAGACTCTGATGTGATTGAGGTGCGGCTGGTCGCGGGTCACAAAGGCCTGGAAGTGTTGCAGAATCAGAAAACCCTCCCGTTTACTGAGCAGAGCTGGATGGACCTGCATG GCGTGTTTGTCTTTTCCCCCACCTCGACAAATGTGACTGTGATGTTTTCCTCTGGAGCTGGGGTGGAAGTGCGACTGAGAGAGGGAACCATGACCACCACCGTGCTCCTGCCCGAGGAGTTCAGAAACTCCACTGTAGGATTGTTGGGACGGATGAACAACGACCCTAAGGATGACCTCGCACTCAGCAACGGGCAGCTTGTGCGGAACCACAGCAATCCTGAGGAGCTGTTCAGCTTCGGAGCAAGCT GGGCTGTCTTCAACAAGTCTGCTTTGTTCACTTATGACTCTGAATATCTTTTGGAACAATACCGCTCTGGTCCTAGACATGACCTGAGTTTTCTTCCAGTGTTTTCTGTCCCTGAGAATCCAGATGATCCTTTAGCCAATCAGGCATCAGAGATCTGCTCTGGAGAGGGCTCACAGTTCTGCAG GTACGATATCCTGGTTGGCCGTAGTGCAAGCATGGGAAATGCTACCAGAGCATCTTTCCAAAGTCACATTTCTCTAGCTCAGGATCTAAAGCAAG TTGTTTCCTGTGGATGGCTGAGGCCACCAGATAATGGTAAGAAGGAGGGGACCACATACTTACAAGGAGCGAAGGTGCAGTTTTCCTGCGATGACGGCTACACTCTCAAAGGATCCGCAGAGCGCGTGTGCCTGGGGAGCGGCTTATGGTCTGGAGCAGAGACAAGCTGCGTGATTCCCA GTAACATTGCAGGAATTGTAGCCGGTTCAGTCATTGGAGCTCTTGCACTGATTGCCATCATAGTAACAGTGGTACTCTAcaccaaaaaacagaaaag